Proteins encoded in a region of the Frondihabitans sp. 762G35 genome:
- a CDS encoding glycerophosphoryl diester phosphodiesterase membrane domain-containing protein has product MSDTEPWASPSQGPSPAEQPSQAPPPSAGAPYAGAPYAGAPYAGAPYGGVPYGGAPGWTPPPKPGLVALRPLTLGDILSGAFGVFRRNPRTTFGTSVLFQILSLLLLLGVAGGATLFAVDRYESALPSQRDSLLAGSILGVIAAALIPYLATIAVTAILQGLFVVETSHQVVGERMRLRGLLGQARGRIGALVGWSLLLVAAWVVGLGLLAGAVTLLAIAGGTVSTVAAVLLGVFGALGAAVVAVWLGTKTVFVPSILMLERTSIRAAVARSWRLTRQSFWRTFGIIALVTVIIAVANSVVGVPVSIVAQIGGGIVRPNGELNSDGLTSYIVVNVVGQFVSLVIASIGAVIQSATIALLYIDQRMRREALDLDLARYAELRAQGVRPLPDPYRTPDRPAAGSGRAAWAGPTAP; this is encoded by the coding sequence GTGAGCGACACCGAGCCGTGGGCGAGCCCGTCCCAGGGGCCTTCGCCCGCCGAGCAGCCGTCGCAGGCGCCGCCGCCCTCCGCCGGCGCACCGTACGCCGGCGCACCGTACGCCGGCGCACCGTACGCCGGCGCACCGTACGGCGGCGTTCCGTACGGCGGTGCTCCGGGCTGGACGCCGCCGCCCAAGCCGGGGCTCGTCGCCCTGCGGCCGCTGACCCTCGGCGACATCCTCTCCGGGGCGTTCGGCGTCTTCCGTCGCAATCCGCGCACCACGTTCGGGACGTCCGTCCTGTTCCAGATCCTCTCGCTGCTCCTGCTGCTCGGGGTCGCCGGCGGCGCGACCCTCTTCGCGGTCGATCGCTACGAGAGCGCCCTTCCGTCGCAGCGTGACTCGCTCCTCGCCGGATCCATCCTCGGAGTGATCGCGGCGGCCCTGATTCCTTACCTCGCGACGATCGCGGTCACGGCGATCCTCCAGGGGCTCTTCGTGGTCGAGACGTCGCACCAGGTCGTGGGTGAGCGGATGCGCCTCCGGGGGCTCCTCGGGCAGGCTCGCGGTCGCATCGGGGCCCTCGTCGGCTGGTCGCTGCTCCTCGTCGCCGCCTGGGTCGTGGGCCTCGGCCTCCTCGCGGGCGCCGTCACCCTCCTCGCCATCGCCGGCGGCACGGTCAGCACCGTCGCGGCCGTCCTCCTCGGGGTCTTCGGCGCCCTCGGCGCGGCCGTCGTCGCGGTGTGGCTCGGGACGAAGACGGTGTTCGTCCCGAGCATCCTGATGCTCGAGCGAACCAGCATCCGCGCCGCCGTGGCGCGCTCGTGGCGGCTCACCCGGCAGAGCTTCTGGCGCACGTTCGGGATCATCGCGCTGGTCACCGTCATCATCGCGGTGGCGAACAGCGTGGTCGGCGTCCCCGTGTCGATCGTCGCCCAGATCGGCGGAGGGATCGTGCGTCCGAACGGCGAGCTCAACTCCGACGGGCTCACGAGCTACATCGTCGTCAACGTCGTGGGGCAGTTCGTGTCGCTCGTCATCGCGTCGATCGGGGCGGTCATCCAGTCCGCCACGATCGCCCTGCTCTACATCGACCAGCGGATGCGACGCGAGGCGCTCGACCTCGATCTGGCCCGCTACGCCGAGCTGCGCGCGCAGGGCGTCCGCCCCCTGCCCGACCCCTACCGCACCCCGGACCGCCCGGCGGCGGGAAGCGGTCGGGCGGCCTGGGCGGGACCGACCGCCCCGTGA
- a CDS encoding stage II sporulation protein M, producing MDLDAYTGAHSSDWDELDALSRRRRFTGAEADRLVELYQSGATQLSSLKSSSGTTPTSERLSLTLSRSRLRFTGAGRNLASQVPGFFLLQLPAALYRVRWLSLVVAGVTAVVAVLFGVWAATNPAVLATFGTPEFRRQFATRDFVDYYSNNPPSSFTGQVWTNNAFIAAQAVAFGITGIYPAYLLLTNAQNVGLSAGVLADEGRLKYFFLYIAPHGQLELYSLFVSMAAGLLIFWSWIAPGARTRGQALAEDGRALITIAVGLILSLLVSGVIEGFVTRQPWPWPIKIGIGTVALALFLAYQWIVGGRAHRAGQTGDLDEFEAGARRLVAG from the coding sequence ATGGATCTCGACGCCTACACCGGAGCCCACTCCAGCGACTGGGACGAGCTCGACGCGCTCTCCCGCCGGAGGCGGTTCACGGGAGCCGAGGCCGACCGCCTGGTCGAGCTCTACCAGTCCGGGGCCACGCAGCTCTCGAGCCTCAAGTCGTCGTCGGGCACGACCCCCACGAGCGAGCGCCTGTCGTTGACCCTCTCCCGGTCGCGGCTGCGTTTCACCGGGGCCGGCCGCAACCTCGCCTCCCAGGTGCCCGGGTTCTTCCTCCTGCAGCTCCCGGCCGCCCTCTACCGGGTCCGGTGGCTGTCGCTGGTCGTCGCGGGGGTCACGGCGGTCGTCGCCGTCCTCTTCGGCGTCTGGGCGGCGACCAACCCGGCCGTCCTCGCCACGTTCGGCACCCCCGAGTTCCGCCGCCAGTTCGCCACCCGCGACTTCGTCGACTACTACTCGAACAACCCCCCGTCGTCGTTCACCGGCCAGGTCTGGACCAACAACGCCTTCATCGCGGCCCAGGCCGTCGCCTTCGGGATCACGGGCATCTACCCGGCCTACCTGCTGCTGACCAACGCGCAGAACGTCGGGCTCAGCGCCGGCGTCCTCGCCGACGAGGGTCGGCTGAAGTACTTCTTCCTGTACATCGCGCCGCACGGTCAGCTGGAGCTCTACAGCCTGTTCGTCAGCATGGCCGCGGGGCTCCTCATCTTCTGGTCGTGGATCGCCCCGGGCGCGCGGACACGCGGTCAGGCTCTCGCGGAGGACGGCCGGGCCCTCATCACCATCGCGGTCGGGCTGATCCTGTCGCTCCTCGTCTCCGGCGTCATCGAGGGCTTCGTGACGCGCCAGCCGTGGCCGTGGCCGATCAAGATCGGGATCGGCACGGTGGCGCTGGCGCTGTTCCTCGCCTACCAGTGGATCGTCGGCGGTCGCGCCCATCGCGCGGGGCAGACGGGCGACCTCGACGAGTTCGAGGCCGGCGCGCGCCGACTCGTCGCCGGCTGA
- a CDS encoding RDD family protein: protein MRGRRALRAAPPAFDVFEADEDELVTGEAVGLDLRPAGFVLRLAGVAIDYVVYAIVLIGLLLLLSMAADAALVDESTGSALAIASVVLALVVAPTAIETATKGRSIGKYAVGARVVRLDGGAIGFRHAFTRALVGILEIVMTAGGLAVIVALLNRRSRRLGDLLAGTYALGERPPRAGRIVHRVPPELEAWSRTADVARLPDSLARRLSAFLQQAPRLLPESRIRVAGALAAEASAYVSPLPAVDAETFVIAVSAVRRDREARALAAEAGHLDRLAPALEKLPQGFPRR from the coding sequence ATGAGAGGCCGACGAGCGCTCCGAGCAGCCCCACCGGCCTTCGATGTGTTCGAGGCCGACGAGGACGAGCTGGTGACCGGCGAGGCCGTCGGGCTCGACCTCCGGCCGGCCGGCTTCGTGCTCCGGCTCGCCGGGGTCGCGATCGACTACGTCGTCTACGCGATCGTGCTGATCGGGCTCCTCCTCCTGCTGAGCATGGCGGCCGACGCGGCGCTCGTCGACGAATCGACCGGGAGCGCTCTCGCCATCGCGTCCGTCGTCCTGGCCCTCGTCGTCGCCCCGACGGCGATCGAGACCGCCACGAAGGGCAGGTCGATCGGCAAGTACGCGGTCGGCGCCCGGGTGGTGCGGCTCGACGGCGGCGCCATCGGGTTCCGTCACGCCTTCACCCGCGCGCTCGTCGGGATCCTGGAGATCGTCATGACGGCGGGCGGCCTCGCCGTGATCGTCGCTCTGCTCAACCGGCGCTCGAGACGGCTCGGAGACCTCCTCGCGGGCACCTACGCCCTCGGTGAGCGGCCTCCCCGCGCGGGGCGCATCGTCCACCGGGTGCCACCCGAGCTCGAGGCGTGGTCGCGGACGGCCGACGTGGCCCGGCTCCCCGACTCGCTCGCTCGGCGGCTGTCGGCGTTCCTGCAGCAGGCGCCGCGGCTCCTGCCCGAGAGCAGGATCCGCGTGGCCGGCGCGCTCGCCGCCGAAGCGTCCGCGTACGTGTCGCCTCTCCCCGCCGTCGACGCGGAGACCTTCGTGATCGCGGTGTCGGCGGTCCGCCGCGACCGCGAGGCGCGCGCCCTCGCCGCCGAGGCCGGACACCTCGACCGGCTGGCGCCCGCCCTCGAGAAGCTGCCGCAGGGGTTCCCCCGCCGCTGA
- the mtrA gene encoding MtrAB system response regulator MtrA: MTPRILVVDDDPALAEMIGIVLRADGFEPSFCGDGAAALSAFAQAQPDLVLLDLMLPGLDGIEVCRLIRAESGVPIIMLTAKSDTTDVVRGLESGADDYVVKPFNPKELVARIRTRLRPSAEAPSDVLAVGDLTVDVAAHEVRRGATVINLTPLEFELLLALASKPQQVFTREMLLEQVWGYHYKADTRLVNVHVQRLRAKVEHDPDNPRIVSTVRGVGYRAGSGA; this comes from the coding sequence ATGACCCCGCGCATCCTGGTGGTTGACGACGACCCCGCCCTGGCCGAGATGATCGGCATCGTGCTGCGCGCCGACGGGTTCGAGCCGTCCTTCTGCGGCGACGGCGCCGCCGCCCTCTCCGCCTTCGCCCAGGCGCAGCCCGACCTCGTGCTGCTCGACCTCATGCTCCCGGGTCTCGACGGCATCGAGGTGTGCCGTCTCATCCGCGCCGAGAGCGGCGTGCCGATCATCATGCTGACGGCGAAGAGCGACACCACCGACGTCGTGCGCGGCCTCGAGAGCGGCGCCGACGACTACGTCGTGAAGCCGTTCAACCCCAAGGAGCTCGTCGCCCGCATCCGGACCAGGCTGCGTCCCAGCGCCGAGGCGCCGAGCGACGTGCTCGCCGTCGGCGACCTCACCGTCGACGTGGCCGCCCACGAGGTGCGGCGGGGGGCGACCGTCATCAACCTCACGCCGCTCGAGTTCGAGCTCCTGCTCGCCCTGGCCTCGAAACCCCAGCAGGTCTTCACCCGCGAGATGCTGCTGGAGCAGGTCTGGGGTTACCACTACAAGGCCGACACGCGGCTCGTCAACGTGCACGTGCAGCGCCTCCGCGCCAAGGTCGAGCACGACCCCGACAACCCGCGCATCGTGAGCACGGTGCGCGGCGTCGGCTACCGCGCCGGCTCCGGAGCCTGA
- a CDS encoding DUF58 domain-containing protein — protein MVVTGWFVLLTLLGIVPIVATSSPWALVGWLGLCLLLLVVDVALAASPRAVRLSRDLPPAIRLGESAPSGLTIFNEGRRVLRGVARDAWQPSAGAGPTRFALAIAPGRQRVVTTTLTPFRRGERRAEAVTVRSIGPLRLAGRQATLPLPGAVRVLPRFSSRKHLPSRLARLRELDGRTSVMIRGQGTEFDSLRDYVRGDDVRSIDWRATARRQDLMVRTWRPERDRRVVVVVDSGRTSAARIDDEPRLDTAFESALLLGALASRAGDRVDLAVVDRRVRGRVQGATGADLLSAMVTTMAPLDPELVETDWTSVPGLVRSITSQRSLVVLATSIDAPGAARGLLAALPQLTAKHLVVVASVVDPVLNEAARNRSSREDIYRAASAERALLDVSRVSAAIRQLGADVVTGSPADLPPALADRYLALKAAGRL, from the coding sequence ATGGTCGTCACCGGTTGGTTCGTGCTCCTCACGCTGCTCGGCATCGTGCCGATCGTCGCGACGTCGAGCCCGTGGGCGCTCGTGGGCTGGCTCGGCCTCTGCCTGCTGCTGCTCGTCGTCGACGTGGCCCTGGCGGCGTCTCCGCGGGCCGTCCGCCTGTCGCGCGACCTGCCTCCGGCGATCCGCCTCGGCGAGAGCGCCCCGTCGGGGCTCACGATCTTCAACGAGGGTCGACGGGTGCTCCGCGGCGTCGCACGAGACGCCTGGCAGCCGTCGGCGGGAGCCGGTCCGACGCGTTTCGCGCTCGCGATCGCCCCGGGGAGGCAGCGGGTGGTGACGACGACGCTGACGCCCTTCCGCCGGGGTGAACGCCGCGCCGAAGCCGTCACCGTCCGCTCGATCGGGCCGCTCCGCCTCGCCGGACGCCAGGCGACCCTGCCGCTGCCCGGGGCTGTCAGGGTGCTCCCCCGGTTCTCCTCGCGGAAGCACCTCCCCTCGCGGCTCGCCCGCCTCCGCGAACTCGACGGCCGGACCAGCGTCATGATCCGCGGTCAGGGCACGGAGTTCGACAGCCTCCGCGACTACGTCCGCGGCGACGACGTCCGCTCGATCGACTGGCGGGCGACCGCGCGCCGCCAGGACCTCATGGTGCGCACCTGGCGCCCCGAGCGCGACCGCCGCGTCGTCGTCGTGGTGGACAGCGGTCGCACCTCCGCCGCTCGGATCGACGACGAGCCGCGCCTCGACACGGCGTTCGAGTCGGCGCTCCTCCTCGGCGCGCTCGCGTCCCGGGCGGGCGACCGCGTCGACCTCGCCGTCGTCGACCGCCGCGTCCGCGGCCGCGTGCAGGGCGCGACCGGAGCCGACCTGCTCTCGGCCATGGTCACGACGATGGCGCCCCTCGATCCCGAGCTCGTCGAGACGGACTGGACGAGCGTGCCGGGTCTCGTCCGCTCGATCACGTCCCAGCGCTCGCTGGTCGTCCTCGCCACCTCCATCGACGCACCCGGCGCCGCGCGGGGGCTCCTGGCCGCCCTGCCGCAGCTCACGGCGAAGCACCTCGTCGTCGTGGCGAGCGTCGTCGACCCGGTGCTGAACGAGGCCGCTCGGAACCGGTCGTCGCGCGAGGACATCTACCGGGCCGCCTCCGCCGAGCGCGCACTGCTCGACGTCTCCCGCGTCTCCGCGGCCATCCGACAGCTGGGCGCCGATGTCGTCACCGGCTCGCCGGCCGACCTGCCGCCCGCCCTCGCCGACCGCTACCTGGCGCTGAAGGCGGCCGGACGGCTCTGA
- a CDS encoding DUF4350 domain-containing protein: protein MTALDTRPRRPVREPSGVAAVLLRGRFWIAVVVAALLAAVAALVITGTGAAAGALDPASTQPGGARAVVSVLRQQGIDVVTTSTLSETRRAIAADPANTTVVAYDPGPYLDASQWTTLARASGRLVVVEPEQAALDRIAPGVSRSEAPLAGDLAPRCDLPALAASRSILATGVRYTASAAADAVTCLPASSGGGYGLVQVERSGGTTTVVGASAALTNQYVADRDDAAFALRLLGATPRVVWYLPSVADLPETSGTLASLTPGWVTPSILLLGAAAVAGAVWRGRRLGPLVVENLPVVVRSTETMEGRARLYERSSARSHALDQVRIGTIARLASLVGLSGGSGVDEVVGRVAEVLAVDPAEVRGVLVDTVPVDDSHLVALSDSLRDLENATARAVRLG, encoded by the coding sequence GTGACGGCGCTCGACACGCGGCCGCGCCGGCCCGTCCGGGAGCCCTCCGGGGTCGCCGCGGTCCTCCTCCGCGGCCGCTTCTGGATCGCCGTCGTCGTGGCGGCGCTCCTCGCCGCCGTCGCCGCTCTCGTCATCACGGGCACCGGAGCCGCGGCGGGCGCCCTCGACCCGGCCAGCACCCAGCCGGGCGGGGCGAGGGCCGTGGTCAGCGTGCTGCGCCAGCAGGGCATCGACGTGGTGACCACCTCGACGCTGTCGGAGACGCGGCGGGCGATCGCCGCGGATCCTGCGAACACGACCGTCGTCGCGTACGACCCCGGGCCCTACCTCGACGCCTCGCAGTGGACGACCCTCGCGCGCGCGTCCGGGCGCCTCGTCGTGGTCGAACCCGAGCAGGCAGCCCTCGACCGCATCGCCCCGGGCGTCTCGCGCTCGGAGGCGCCGCTCGCCGGCGACCTCGCGCCGCGCTGCGACCTGCCGGCCCTCGCCGCGTCGCGCTCGATCCTGGCGACCGGGGTCCGGTACACCGCCTCCGCGGCCGCCGACGCCGTGACCTGCCTCCCCGCGTCGTCGGGCGGCGGCTACGGCCTCGTCCAGGTCGAGCGGTCCGGGGGCACGACGACGGTCGTCGGCGCCTCCGCGGCCCTGACCAACCAGTACGTGGCCGACCGCGACGACGCGGCGTTCGCGCTCCGCCTGCTCGGGGCCACGCCGCGCGTCGTCTGGTACCTCCCGAGCGTGGCCGACCTCCCGGAGACCTCCGGGACCCTCGCGTCTCTGACGCCGGGCTGGGTGACCCCGTCCATTCTGCTGCTCGGCGCAGCCGCCGTCGCCGGCGCCGTCTGGCGGGGCAGGAGGCTCGGACCCCTGGTCGTCGAGAACCTCCCGGTGGTCGTCCGCTCGACCGAGACGATGGAGGGGCGCGCCCGCCTGTACGAGCGCAGCTCGGCGCGTTCGCACGCCCTCGACCAGGTGCGGATCGGCACGATCGCCCGCCTCGCCTCGCTCGTCGGTCTCTCCGGCGGCTCGGGCGTCGACGAGGTCGTCGGCCGCGTCGCCGAGGTGCTCGCGGTCGACCCCGCGGAGGTCCGCGGCGTACTCGTCGACACCGTGCCGGTCGACGACTCCCACCTCGTCGCGCTCAGCGACAGCCTGCGCGATCTCGAGAACGCCACCGCCCGAGCCGTGCGCCTGGGATGA
- a CDS encoding AAA family ATPase → MTSELQQSFARVRDEVGKAVVGQDAAVSGLIVTLLAGGHALLEGVPGVAKTLLVRALSHSLSLDTTRVQFTPDLMPGDITGSLVYDSKAGEFEFRRGPVFTNILLADEINRTPPKTQSALLEAMEERQVSVDGVSRPLPEPFLVAATMNPVEYEGTYTLPEAQLDRFLMKLTLGLPERDAEVEVLRRHASGFSPRDLTAAGVTPVLGAEEIAAARRAVGDVGVRPDVLAYMVDLARATRQSPSVKIGVSPRGSTALLAASKAWAWLTGLDHITPDHVQAMALPVLRHRLQLRPEAELEGVGADGILTSVLQQVRVPV, encoded by the coding sequence ATGACATCCGAGCTCCAGCAGTCCTTCGCCCGCGTCCGAGACGAGGTCGGCAAGGCGGTCGTCGGCCAGGACGCCGCCGTCTCCGGCCTGATCGTGACCCTGCTCGCCGGCGGCCACGCCCTCCTGGAGGGCGTCCCGGGGGTGGCCAAGACCCTGCTCGTCCGGGCCCTCAGCCACAGCCTGAGCCTCGACACGACGCGCGTGCAGTTCACCCCGGACCTCATGCCCGGCGACATCACCGGTTCGCTCGTGTACGACTCGAAGGCGGGCGAGTTCGAGTTCCGACGCGGGCCCGTCTTCACGAACATCCTGCTCGCCGACGAGATCAACCGGACGCCGCCGAAGACGCAGTCCGCGCTGCTCGAGGCGATGGAGGAGCGCCAGGTCTCCGTCGACGGCGTCTCCCGGCCGCTGCCCGAGCCGTTCCTCGTCGCCGCGACGATGAACCCGGTCGAGTACGAGGGCACCTACACGCTGCCGGAGGCGCAGCTCGACCGCTTCCTGATGAAGCTCACCCTGGGTCTCCCCGAACGCGACGCCGAGGTCGAGGTGCTCCGGCGGCACGCGTCGGGCTTCTCGCCGCGCGACCTGACCGCCGCCGGGGTCACCCCCGTCCTCGGCGCCGAGGAGATCGCGGCCGCGAGGCGGGCGGTCGGCGACGTCGGGGTCCGACCCGACGTGCTCGCGTACATGGTCGACCTCGCCCGCGCGACCCGCCAGAGCCCCTCCGTCAAGATCGGGGTCAGCCCGCGTGGATCGACCGCGCTCCTCGCGGCCTCGAAGGCCTGGGCCTGGCTCACCGGGCTCGACCACATCACCCCCGACCACGTGCAGGCGATGGCCCTGCCCGTCCTCCGACACCGCCTGCAGCTGCGACCCGAGGCGGAGCTCGAGGGCGTCGGCGCCGACGGCATCCTGACCTCGGTCCTGCAGCAGGTCCGCGTCCCGGTCTGA
- the mtrB gene encoding MtrAB system histidine kinase MtrB encodes MFGSRWRTLSRRVLGLWRTSLEFRTIAITVLLCGIAVTVIGASISVSIGTNIYQQRRQQIEVESQRATVLAQSIFDSATATEDNNQVELDSLQNQAQSAILSSTSSPGGTSIAILRTPGQTTAQTIQNIASPDFPNAAVSPALRKAVADGADRLHYQPVSLATGQGQEPGLAVGSTLQVPTAGQYELYLVYDLSDAQKTLDFTQQTLAIGSMALVLLIAVITYVVVRLVVGPIRVAAETSQKIAAGHLEERIPEAGQDVIATLGRSFNGMADAMQRQIEQLADLSRMQQRFVSDVSHELRTPLTTIRLAGDMLYDNRATFDAPAARTAELLHTQVDRFELLLGDLLEISRFDAGAVELETEPTAVVRLVEESVEEFGPLAEGAGSVLTVDARGGYFEAEIDPRRVRRILRNLLGNAIEHGEGEPIEVTVDSNAEAVAIAVEDHGSGMRPEHVERVFDRFWRADPSRKRTIGGTGLGLSISREDAVLHGGRLEVWSEVARGTRFVVTLPRVRNGAIMGSPLTVEPPEPDDEPVTDVAASMRLNEPRRVP; translated from the coding sequence GTGTTCGGGTCGCGCTGGCGCACCCTGTCGAGGCGGGTGCTGGGACTCTGGCGGACCTCCCTGGAATTCCGCACGATCGCGATCACCGTGCTCCTCTGCGGCATCGCCGTCACGGTCATCGGCGCATCGATCTCGGTCTCGATCGGCACGAACATCTACCAGCAGCGCCGCCAGCAGATCGAGGTCGAGTCGCAGCGCGCGACCGTCCTCGCCCAGAGTATCTTCGACTCCGCGACGGCGACGGAGGACAACAACCAGGTGGAGCTCGACTCGCTCCAGAACCAGGCGCAGAGCGCGATCCTCAGCTCCACGTCGAGCCCCGGCGGGACGAGCATCGCCATCCTGCGGACGCCCGGCCAGACCACGGCGCAGACCATCCAGAACATCGCCAGCCCCGACTTCCCCAACGCGGCCGTCTCGCCGGCGCTCCGCAAGGCCGTCGCGGACGGCGCCGACCGCCTCCACTATCAACCCGTCTCCCTCGCGACCGGGCAGGGGCAGGAGCCGGGTCTCGCCGTCGGCTCCACCCTCCAGGTGCCGACGGCCGGGCAGTACGAGCTCTACCTCGTCTACGACCTGAGCGACGCGCAGAAAACCCTCGACTTCACGCAGCAGACCCTCGCGATCGGCTCGATGGCGCTCGTCCTGCTCATCGCCGTCATCACCTACGTGGTGGTGCGCCTGGTGGTCGGACCCATCCGGGTCGCCGCCGAGACGAGTCAGAAGATCGCCGCGGGGCACCTCGAGGAGCGGATCCCCGAGGCCGGTCAGGACGTCATAGCGACGCTCGGCCGATCGTTCAACGGCATGGCCGACGCCATGCAGCGGCAGATCGAGCAGCTGGCCGACCTCTCGCGCATGCAGCAGCGCTTCGTCAGCGACGTCTCGCACGAGCTCCGCACACCCCTGACGACGATCCGGCTCGCCGGAGACATGCTCTACGACAACCGCGCCACGTTCGACGCCCCGGCCGCCCGCACCGCGGAGCTCCTCCACACCCAGGTCGACCGCTTCGAGCTCCTGCTCGGCGACCTCCTCGAGATCTCCCGCTTCGACGCGGGCGCGGTCGAGCTCGAGACCGAACCCACGGCCGTCGTCCGTCTCGTCGAGGAGAGCGTCGAGGAGTTCGGCCCGCTGGCGGAGGGCGCGGGCAGCGTCCTCACCGTGGACGCCCGCGGCGGGTACTTCGAAGCCGAGATCGACCCGCGACGGGTGCGTCGCATCCTGCGGAATCTCCTCGGCAACGCCATCGAGCATGGCGAGGGCGAGCCCATCGAGGTGACGGTCGACAGCAACGCCGAGGCCGTCGCCATCGCCGTCGAGGACCACGGGTCGGGCATGCGGCCCGAGCACGTCGAGCGCGTCTTCGACCGGTTCTGGCGGGCCGACCCGTCGCGGAAGCGGACGATCGGCGGCACCGGGCTGGGGCTCTCCATCTCGCGCGAGGACGCCGTCCTCCACGGCGGACGCCTCGAGGTGTGGTCCGAGGTGGCCAGGGGGACCCGCTTCGTCGTCACGCTCCCGCGCGTCCGGAACGGTGCGATCATGGGATCGCCGCTGACCGTCGAGCCCCCCGAGCCCGACGACGAGCCCGTGACGGACGTCGCCGCGTCGATGCGGCTGAACGAGCCGAGGAGGGTCCCGTGA
- a CDS encoding DUF4129 domain-containing protein — MSAPLTPSADEARRLLVTELAKPEYASAQPSLLDRIAAAIMNWIGSLRFGSVQGAPAFLLVALLVLVAVAVVVLVLVYGVPRRRRRSAVESALFGDDDSRSADALRGAAAAAARSGDFAQATVETFRAIARDLAERGALTTAPGTTAQTFATRTAALFPEHSDAVLAAGRSFDEVRYLDRPGSEADFERVRDLDRALQRATIAAVPA, encoded by the coding sequence GTGAGCGCACCGCTCACCCCGTCGGCGGACGAGGCCCGGCGGCTCCTCGTGACCGAGCTCGCCAAGCCCGAGTACGCCTCGGCGCAGCCGTCGCTCCTCGACCGCATCGCCGCGGCGATCATGAACTGGATCGGCTCGCTGCGGTTCGGCTCCGTGCAGGGGGCGCCGGCCTTCCTCCTCGTCGCCCTCCTGGTCCTCGTCGCCGTGGCCGTCGTGGTGCTCGTCCTCGTCTACGGCGTCCCCCGACGACGGCGCCGCTCGGCCGTCGAGTCCGCCCTCTTCGGCGACGACGACTCCCGCTCCGCCGACGCGCTCCGCGGCGCAGCCGCGGCCGCCGCGCGCTCGGGCGATTTCGCCCAGGCGACGGTCGAGACGTTCCGCGCCATCGCGCGCGACCTCGCCGAGCGCGGAGCTCTGACGACGGCTCCCGGCACGACCGCTCAGACCTTCGCGACGCGCACGGCCGCGCTGTTCCCGGAGCACTCCGACGCCGTCCTCGCCGCGGGCCGGTCGTTCGACGAGGTCCGCTACCTGGACCGCCCCGGCAGCGAAGCCGACTTCGAGAGGGTCCGCGATCTCGACCGTGCCCTCCAGCGCGCCACGATCGCGGCGGTCCCCGCGTGA